The Solirubrobacter pauli sequence CTTCGCCGGGCGGATCGCGGCCGAGCGGCGGGCGATCTTCATCGAGGACGTCGACCACGCGGACATCCTCAACCCGATCCTGCGCGAGAAGGGCATCCGGTCGATGCTGGGCGTGCCGCTGCTCGTGGAGGAGCAGGTGATCGGCGTGCTGCACGTCGGCACGCTCACGCCGCGGCTCTTCGACGAGGCCGACACGGAGCTGCTCCAGCTCGCCGCCGACCGCGCCGCCACGTCGATCGAACGCGCCCGGCTCTTCCATCAGCGCGGCGTCGTCGAGGCGCTGCAACGCAGCCTCGTGCCTGAGCAGCTGCCGTCGGTGCCCGGGCTGGAGCTGGCGGCGCGCTACCGCCCGGCGGTACGGCGCGGGGGCATCGGCGGCGACTGGTTCGACGCCTTCCCGCTCGGGCGCGGCGGGATCGCGCTGGTCGTCGGCGACGTGATGGGGCACGGCATCGGCGCCGCCGCGTTGATGGCGCAGATGCGCACGGGCCTGCGCGCCTACGCGCTGGACGGGCACTCGCCGGCCGGGGTCGTCGACCGGCTCAACCGGCTCCTGCTCACCCTCGGTCAACGGCTGATGACCACGCTGGCGTACGCGCTGCTCGACCTCGAGCGCGAGCAGGTGACGCTGGTCAGCGCCGGCCACCTGCCGCCGCTGGTGCGTGCGCCCGGCGGAGAGACCGCGGTGCTGGCGGTCGACGGCGGCCCGCCGCTCGGCGTCTCCACGGTCTCCACTTACCACGAGACGACGTTCGACTTCCCGGCCGGCAGCACGCTGCTGCTGGCGACCGACGGCGCGGTCGAGGTGCGCGGCGAGAGCATCGACGACGGGCTGGAGCGGCTGCGCGCGTTGCTGGAACGCGCCGACGACCTCGAGGTGCTCTGCCAGGACGTCGCCGAGGGGGAGGTCCGTGGCGCGCCCGCGGACGACGACGTCGCGATCCTCGGCGCGCGGCTGGAGCTGCTGCCGGACACGCTGCGCACGACGTGGCCCGCGTCAGCGGAGACGCTGCCGGCGATGCGCCCGCTGCTGCGCCGCTGGCTCGGCCGCTGGGGCGCCGGCGAGGACGAGATCTACGACATCATCGTGGCCGTGCAGGAGGCCTCGGCGAACGCGGTCGAGCACGCGTACGCGCCCGGCGCCGCGACCTACGAGGTCACCGCCGAGCACGACCACGGCGTGATCCGCTTCGTCGTGCGCGATCGCGGACGCTGGCGCGAGCCGCGCGGCACGCACCGCGGACGCGGGATCTCGATGATGCGGGCACTGATGGAGACGGTCGATGTGGTCCAGGACGAGGAGGGAACGCGGGTGGAGTTGCGGCGAACGCTCGGGAGGCAGGCGGCGTGAGCATCTGCGAAGCGATGCTCGAAGCGACCGCCGATGGCGCCGCGTCAGCGGCTGCCCGGATGGTTCGCCTGTGAGCGAGCTGGCACGGGTGGCGGCGCAGTGGCACGGCGATCTGCCGGTCGCGGTGGTGCACGGCGAGGTGGACGCGGCCAACGTGGCCGAGATCGGCGTCGCGCTGCGCAGCCTGGTCACGAACCGCTCGTCGGTGCTGATCGTCGACCTGTCGCCGACCACCTACCTCGACAGCGCGGGCATCAACCTGATGTTCTCGCTCGGCGACGAGCTGCGCGGCCGCCAGCTGAACCTGCGGCTCGTGATCGCGCCGCGCTCCCCGATCTCGCGCATGCTCGCGATCACCGGGCTCGACAAGGCGTACCCGACCTACGCGACGCTGGACGAGGCGCTCAGCGCGTAGGCGGCGGGCGAGCGGCCGACGACGGCCTTGAACGCCTTGATGAAGTGCGCCTGGTCGAAGTAGCCGAGGTCCAGCGCCATGCTCGCCCAGTCGGCGTCGCCCTCGGCCATCCGCTCGGCCGCCTCGTGCAGGCGGATGCGGTCCAGGACCCACTTGGGGGTGACGCCGACGTACTCGCGGAACAGACGCTGGAGCGTCCGCGGGGAATAGCCGGCGTAGGCGCACAGATGCTCGACGCGGGTGATCGACGGGTCGCGCAGCATCGCGGCGTGCAGCTCCACGATCTCGTCGACGCGCGGGTCGTCGGTCCAGCCGTGGGCGCGCAGGCCGTCTTCGATCTCGGCGAACGTCGTCGGGCGCAGCGGGCCGAAGACGGTGTCGGCGACGAGCACGCTGTTCGTCAGCGTGTGGGCCGGGACGGGGTGGAACGCGTGGAAGCCGCCGGGACGGAACTTGGTGGCGATGGCCCGGCCGGAGCCGGTCAGCTCGCGGTTCCAGCGCCGGGTGTGGACGCCGGTGATCCATGCGCCGTCGGCCTCGAAGGTGAGGTTCACGCTCGGGTGGGTGACGATCTCGGACGTGAACGGGGAGCTGAGGTCCCACTCGACCATCCAGTGGCGCTCCACGAGGTGCGCGAGGTCCGCCGAGGGCGGCTCGCGGGTGAGCACGACGTGCCGGCGGAACGCCTCGGGCCGCAGGATGCCGCGGGTGTCGTCGTGCATGTCGCGTTCTTACAATACGGGCGCTTTCCGGGGATTTACGGTGGCTCGCATGTCTGTGAAGCCGATTCCCGAGGGGTTCCACACCGTCACGCCCGTGCTCGCCGTGGACGGCGGCGTCGAAGCGCTGGGGTTCTATGAGCGCGCGTTCGGCGCGCAGGTCCGCCTCAAGCTCGTGATGGGCGGCAAGCTGATGCACTCCGAGCTGCAGATCGGCAGCTCGATCGTGTGCGTCAGCGACTCGTTCCCGGAGTTCGGGTCGGTCGCGCCGAAGGCCGACGAGGCCGTGCCGGTCGCGCTGA is a genomic window containing:
- a CDS encoding ATP-binding SpoIIE family protein phosphatase, giving the protein MAYDELRKLHALQRVTDVGLAYLPLDELLTELLERIAEILHSDTAAFLLLEEDGASLLATAAKGIEEEVEQGVRIPVGGGFAGRIAAERRAIFIEDVDHADILNPILREKGIRSMLGVPLLVEEQVIGVLHVGTLTPRLFDEADTELLQLAADRAATSIERARLFHQRGVVEALQRSLVPEQLPSVPGLELAARYRPAVRRGGIGGDWFDAFPLGRGGIALVVGDVMGHGIGAAALMAQMRTGLRAYALDGHSPAGVVDRLNRLLLTLGQRLMTTLAYALLDLEREQVTLVSAGHLPPLVRAPGGETAVLAVDGGPPLGVSTVSTYHETTFDFPAGSTLLLATDGAVEVRGESIDDGLERLRALLERADDLEVLCQDVAEGEVRGAPADDDVAILGARLELLPDTLRTTWPASAETLPAMRPLLRRWLGRWGAGEDEIYDIIVAVQEASANAVEHAYAPGAATYEVTAEHDHGVIRFVVRDRGRWREPRGTHRGRGISMMRALMETVDVVQDEEGTRVELRRTLGRQAA
- a CDS encoding STAS domain-containing protein, translated to MSELARVAAQWHGDLPVAVVHGEVDAANVAEIGVALRSLVTNRSSVLIVDLSPTTYLDSAGINLMFSLGDELRGRQLNLRLVIAPRSPISRMLAITGLDKAYPTYATLDEALSA
- a CDS encoding helix-turn-helix domain-containing protein; this encodes MHDDTRGILRPEAFRRHVVLTREPPSADLAHLVERHWMVEWDLSSPFTSEIVTHPSVNLTFEADGAWITGVHTRRWNRELTGSGRAIATKFRPGGFHAFHPVPAHTLTNSVLVADTVFGPLRPTTFAEIEDGLRAHGWTDDPRVDEIVELHAAMLRDPSITRVEHLCAYAGYSPRTLQRLFREYVGVTPKWVLDRIRLHEAAERMAEGDADWASMALDLGYFDQAHFIKAFKAVVGRSPAAYALSASSSVA
- a CDS encoding VOC family protein, which gives rise to MSVKPIPEGFHTVTPVLAVDGGVEALGFYERAFGAQVRLKLVMGGKLMHSELQIGSSIVCVSDSFPEFGSVAPKADEAVPVALMIYTEDTDALYARATEAGATGVTPPNDTFHGDRACSLRDPYGHRWMICTHIEDMDEAEMQRRTEEAMA